One Caldivirga sp. genomic region harbors:
- a CDS encoding helix-turn-helix domain-containing protein: protein MSTDCPVTRAWRILGKPWRLVIIDRLREGPRSFNQLLHSMPGISSRTLSKALRELQSAGMITVINTEKGHLYALTDMGKDLDPIVNAVREWSNKWLSKTTNNEHG from the coding sequence ATGTCGACGGATTGCCCAGTTACAAGGGCATGGAGAATACTGGGGAAGCCATGGAGACTTGTGATAATTGATAGGCTTAGGGAGGGGCCAAGGTCCTTTAATCAACTGCTTCACAGCATGCCTGGTATCAGCAGTAGAACTCTTTCAAAGGCACTTAGGGAACTACAATCAGCCGGCATGATAACAGTGATAAACACTGAGAAGGGGCATTTATACGCATTAACGGACATGGGTAAGGACTTGGACCCAATAGTTAATGCCGTTAGAGAGTGGAGTAACAAGTGGTTATCGAAGACTACTAATAATGAGCATGGTTAA